The following is a genomic window from Mycobacterium parmense.
ACCGTGCCATCCTGGTCGTCGCCCGAGGCAACCCTGCGACCATCGCTACTGAAGGCGAAGTGGAAGGACGGTCCCTTGATGTTGAGACGGACAGGTGGCTGGATGGGCTGAAGCGTGTTGGCATCCCACTCCTGCACCGTGCCATCCCCCGCGGCGGTCACCATCCGCCCGCCAGCAACGAAGCCAAAATTCTTGTGTCCTGCGCCGCTCACCGCCAGCGGCGGGCCGGCCACGCCGGAGGCTGTGTCCCATTGCTGCACGGCCGTATCACCGGAGGCCGCTACCCGCCTGCCGTCGGGGCTGAACGCCGCCTCTACCAATACCGGGTCAGGGCCCCTCATCGGCTCGCCAACCGTGGTGTTCCACAGTCGAAGCGTGCCGTCCTGGCCGCATGTGGCGAGCTGTCGGCCATCCGGCCTGAACGCTGCGCCGAATACCGAGCGGTTGTGCCCGGCCAGCGTCTGACCGAATTGCGCCCCGGTGTCGGCGTTCCACACCTGCACCGCCCCGTCGTTGCGGCCGGTGGCAACGAGACGTCCGTCCGGGCTGAACGCGACCGCGGAGACCGCGCTCAGTTTTTTCGTCCCGACCTGAACTGTCCGGACATTCTTCCCGGAAGCGACGTCCCACAGCTCCAGATCGTCGCTGCCCGAGGCAATCGTGTGCCCGTCCGGGCTGAAGGCGATCCGGTACACAATCCCGGGAGTGGATTCCACGCCCGTAACCGACATGATCGGCGCGTGCGGCTGGCCAGTGGCCGTGTCGAACACCACGATCGAACCGTTGTTGCCGCTCGCGGCGAACAGCGCCCCGCTGCGGTCGAACGCGACATCGCTGATGGCCACGCGGTGGTCGTCGAACACATGATTGGTGGTGCGCAGATGTCCGGTCCGGGGGTTCCAGATTCGTACGGTGTCGTCTTCGCCGCCGGTGCCGATCATCGTGCCGTTTGGACTGACCGCGACGCTGGTGAGTCCGGTACCCACGTTTTGGGGATCGTGCACGAGCGGGTCGCCGGTGCCGGCGTTCCACAGCCGCATCGTGCCGTCAAAGCTGGTGGATGCAATCGTGTGGCCGTCGGGGGTGTACACGACGCCGGTGACCGCGCCGGAGGCTCCCTTGAGCGGGGAGCCGATCGGCTTTCCGGTGGTGGAATCCCATTGGCGCAGGGTTCCGTCGTCCTCGGCGGTCACGACGCGACTGCCGTCCGGGCTGTATGCGAGTTGGCGCGCGAACGACGATGTGTCGACGATCTTCTGGGTGGTGACCCGGGCAATCTGGGCGTTGAGGATGGGCACCCCGTCAGCCTCTATCGCGTTAGCGGCCAGCAGTTCCTGCAGGGCACGCACATCGCCGCCAGGAGTGTCGCCGGCCAGCATCGCCGCCCCCTCGGCGCTGAGCTTGGCCACGGTCGCGTCGTGCAGGCGCCGGATGGCTTCTTGGCGCTGGGCGAAGGCGATGACGGCGGCGACCACGGCGAGCACGGTAAGCACCGCCAATCCGCTGATCGCCGCGGCGCGCAGTCGGCGAAACCTCCGCTGCTCGCGCAAATCGTCGCTGGCCAGCTGGTCTTTGGGTTTGCCGTGAATCGGAGCCGCCAACGCGGTGACCTTGTCGCGGAACGCCACTGACCGCAAATCCCACGGCGCATCGTCGCTGACGTCGATGTACAAGGGCTCGGCAAGCAGGGATCCCGGCTGGGTCAGCGCCGGTGGCGCGGCGTCAGAGTGTTCAGGGTCGAACCTGTTTCGCGTCGCGTCCCATCGCAGCTGACCTTCGGCCAGAACCAACATCAGTCGCTGGTGACCGCGGTGTTCAAGCCAGTGCCTGATCTCCTCGTTGACCCAGTGTGATGACGCCGCTTGCGGGGACAACACCACGATCATGTAGCGGGCGCTATCGAGCGCCTCCGCAATCTTGCCCCACAGATCCGGGTCGGCTGTGAGGTTGGTGTCGTCGCGGAACACCCGCAACGCGCGCAACTGACCGATGCGCCGCCCGATCTGGTGCAGGCCCTTCTGGATCGCCATGGTGACCTGCCGATCACGATGCGAATAGGACAAGAAGGCGCCGTATTCCGGCGGCCTGCCGCCTTCGGGAGCCGCAGATTCGAAGCCCTTTGTTACCTCGGCCATATTCCGCCTAGGGACGCTCCGGGGGCCTTGACAATCCGGCCGGCATGTCAGTAACCACGTCAAGTTTGCCACCTGGCGCGCCGGCGCGAGCCGGTTCGCCGATCTCGACTGTTCGACACCCGCCGAGTCGTCGCCGGTCGCGGCAGGCCCACCCATGTCGCGAATGGCAGCCGCCGGCGACGCGAACGCCCACGTTCAGTCCATGGTGGCGAACTGTCCGAGCACCGAGATGGTGCTCGGCGGCTATTCCCGGGAGGCTGTGGTGATAGATCTGATCACCATCGCCTGGCGCGCTCGCGCACTGGTTCGGCATCTAGTGCCTCACTCCCTGCGCAACCGGAGCGTGGTCGCCGCGGCCTCGTCGCGCACCATCGCGCTCGTCGAATCACCCTGGTACTTCTGGCGATACGCGTCGTCTACGGCCGCCCGCAGCGCCGCGGGGCCGGCACCGACATCCACGACGCGCACGTCGGCTTCCAGGCCCGGGGCGCGTACCCGCGCCCGCCCGGTGCGCAGGGCGAGACCGAACCAGCCGGTCGTTCTGCGATACCAGGTACGGACGTAGACCTCGCCGTCCGCGCACACCACCCAGATCGGCGTCCCGGGCCGCGGCGTGCCGTCCTCTCGGTACACGGCGATCTCCAATTCGGTTGTGCGGTCTATGCGCTCGAGTTCGCTGGGCGTCCAGGTCATGACGCGAGGGGCCGCGGCAGCACGCGCACGGTAGTGCGGGTCGCGACGGTCATGCCGAACGGGATCCTTTCGCTCGATGATGCGGCGGCCCTACTGCAGCGCCGTGATGACGGACGCATACATGGTCGACTTGATCGCCCCCAGTGTCCCGGGATCTTTCCCGACCAACGGCCGGATGCGATCGACGGCTGCCTGGACCAATTCCTGCTCCGATGCGGTGTCGTCCACCAGGCCGGCGGCTTGGGCGTCGGACCCGGCGAACCGGCGCGCCGTCGTCATCGACGCCACGGCGGTCTGCGGAGTCAGCTTCGCCTGGATCAACGCGGCCATGCCCGGGGTGAAGGGAATGTTGATGTCGGCTTCCG
Proteins encoded in this region:
- a CDS encoding DUF2255 family protein; the protein is MTWTPSELERIDRTTELEIAVYREDGTPRPGTPIWVVCADGEVYVRTWYRRTTGWFGLALRTGRARVRAPGLEADVRVVDVGAGPAALRAAVDDAYRQKYQGDSTSAMVRDEAAATTLRLRRE
- a CDS encoding WD40 repeat domain-containing protein — encoded protein: MYIDVSDDAPWDLRSVAFRDKVTALAAPIHGKPKDQLASDDLREQRRFRRLRAAAISGLAVLTVLAVVAAVIAFAQRQEAIRRLHDATVAKLSAEGAAMLAGDTPGGDVRALQELLAANAIEADGVPILNAQIARVTTQKIVDTSSFARQLAYSPDGSRVVTAEDDGTLRQWDSTTGKPIGSPLKGASGAVTGVVYTPDGHTIASTSFDGTMRLWNAGTGDPLVHDPQNVGTGLTSVAVSPNGTMIGTGGEDDTVRIWNPRTGHLRTTNHVFDDHRVAISDVAFDRSGALFAASGNNGSIVVFDTATGQPHAPIMSVTGVESTPGIVYRIAFSPDGHTIASGSDDLELWDVASGKNVRTVQVGTKKLSAVSAVAFSPDGRLVATGRNDGAVQVWNADTGAQFGQTLAGHNRSVFGAAFRPDGRQLATCGQDGTLRLWNTTVGEPMRGPDPVLVEAAFSPDGRRVAASGDTAVQQWDTASGVAGPPLAVSGAGHKNFGFVAGGRMVTAAGDGTVQEWDANTLQPIQPPVRLNIKGPSFHFAFSSDGRRVASGDDQDGTVQLWDVGTGRALGQPMTVDQPNALLALAFSPDGRHLVAGYNDGLRLWNADTTQPEGNVMTSTHGSIPLMSVAFTRDGKTVAGGREDGAVELWDATTRTPLQDSPLLGHSSVIFGVAFGVGGQMASGGVDGTVRLWDTSTGKPTAAPLMRSDDVTSVAVSPDGRLAASATLDGTLLLSPAVADPSELCDKLLTNMSHKQWRDWVSPAIDYIAVCPGLPVASD